The Tripterygium wilfordii isolate XIE 37 chromosome 5, ASM1340144v1, whole genome shotgun sequence genome window below encodes:
- the LOC119998695 gene encoding transcription factor bHLH157-like, protein METTALMQFLRSFCDNSCWKFAVFWKVRLGSPMILNWEVGYVHHLRPIESMEIIAKNIFGNTMDDTFLPQCEASMYDGRSGEHPINLVVADMSRLQYAWGEGVVGEVACTGCHCWVTIEDILTCVAMGYKCPEEWLLQFAAGIKTILLVPLLPHGVLQLGSLEEVTEDLEVINYLKSRISILKSDHEDFLPFTLKRETELWSSSPSTSISMENSNIPSTMPISLPKSGDLAKVNSFRTNGSELSTLYEVEPLLSTEDTPQPLGEHPEIIKHARRSEINVELVRFSERPTSPSRSKNLSQLGISQAELFGFSCLGEELKAHSDFSDFGNKVIEGSFSSTQIMNAYPEDSASEARDANISDNKIMNNFFSFPGHGELHKALGPLVERQNGAKLSDSSFSCENTGSNPSMFGDVIEPSWFLSEDDAERLLEGVVADLFGILDDTSPGSDSFKSKAMSKQFAAPPQLERNLESGGLMSDDIEPRSLSSSATGGNAAFGSSSASMKSMVSTLIEEQKSKVHGCMHSRKGQKTSNLNKRQGRVGDNHRPRPRDRQMTQDRVKELRRLVPNGAKCSIDSLFDRTIKHMLFLRCMTEQAEKLKQWRHQEEAARKNLRSRDAANTAGNGRSWAVELGSEVQRNPIVIEDLPYPGHMLIEMLCDDHSFFLKISQVICDSRLKILKGVMECHSTNTWALFIVEASKGFHRMDIFWPLMHLLHHKRNLSSWM, encoded by the exons ATGGAAACTACTGCTCTGATGCAATTTTTGAGGAGTTTCTGCGACAACTCATGTTGGAAATTTGCTGTTTTCTGGAAAGTGAGGCTTGGAAGTCCAAT GATTTTGAACTGGGAAGTTGGATATGTGCATCACCTGAGACCCATAGAATCTATGGAAATTATTGCAAAGAACATATTTGGCAACACGATGGATGATACGTTTTTGCCACAGTGTGAAGCAAGCATGTATGATGGTAGGTCTGGGGAACATCCCATCAATCTAGTGGTGGCTGATATGTCACGTCTTCAATATGCCTGGGGCGAGGG AGTTGTTGGTGAAGTTGCTTGTACTGGGTGTCATTGCTGGGTTACTATTGAGGATATTTTGACTTGTGTAGCCATGGGATACAAG TGTCCAGAGGAGTGGCTGCTTCAGTTTGCAGCAGGTATCAAG ACTATTTTGCTGGTACCTTTGCTTCCACATGGAGTTCTGCAGCTTGGCTCATTGGAAGAG GTTACAGAGGATCTGGAAGTAATTAACTACCTCAAAAGTAGAATCAGTATACTGAAGAGTGATCACGAAGATTTTTTACCTTTTACCTTAAAGAGAGAGACTGAACTTTGGTCATCATCTCCATCAACATCTATCTCCATGGAGAATTCAAATATACCATCAACTATGCCCATTAGTCTGCCTAAGTCGGGAGATTTGGCAAAAGTCAACAGTTTCAGGACAAATGGTAGCGAACTGTCAACTTTATATGAAGTTGAGCCACTGTTAAGTACAGAAGATACGCCTCAGCCATTGGGAGAACATCCAGAGATCATAAAACATGCACGCAGAAGTGAGATCAATGTCGAACTAGTTAGGTTTAGTGAAAGGCCAACTTCACCTAGTCGATCAAAAAATTTAAGTCAGCTGGGGATCTCACAGGCTGAGCTATTTGGATTTTCTTGTCTGGGAGAAGAACTGAAGGCACATTCTGACTTCAGTGACTTCGGCAACAAAGTGATTGAGGGATCCTTTTCCTCAACTCAAATTATGAATGCTTACCCTGAAGATTCGGCATCTGAAGCCAGAGATGCTAATATTTCTGATAATAAAATCATGAATAACTTTTTTAGCTTTCCCGGTCATGGAGAATTACACAAAGCTCTTGGACCGCTTGTCGAGAGACAGAATGGTGCCAAATTGTCGGACTCATCTTTCTCCTGTGAGAATACAGGGAGCAACCCTAGCATGTTCGGTGATGTTATTGAGCCCTCGTGGTTTTTAAGTGAAGATGATGCAGAACGACTGCTGGAAGGTGTGGTTGCTGATTTGTTTGGCATTTTAGATGATACTTCTCCTGGATCTGACAGTTTCAAATCTAAAGCGATGTCAAAACAATTTGCTGCTCCCCCTCAACTGGAGAGAAACTTGGAGTCAGGAGGCTTGATGAGCGATGACATAGAACCAAGAAGCCTTTCATCTTCTGCCACTGGAGGAAATGCTGCCTTTGGTTCATCTTCAGCATCAATGAAGAGCATGGTGAGCACCCTGATTGAGGAGCAAAAGAGCAAGGTGCACGGTTGCATGCATTCCAGGAAGGGACAAAAAACATCCAACCTTAACAAAAGGCAGGGCAGAGTTGGTGATAACCACAGGCCAAGACCCCGAGACAGACAGATGACCCAGGATCGGGTCAAGGAGCTACGCAGGCTTGTACCAAATGGTGCAAAG TGCAGCATCGATAGCCTCTTTGATCGAACCATAAAACATATGCTGTTTTTGAGGTGCATGACTGAGCAGGCTGAGAAGTTAAAGCAATGGAGGCATCAGGAG GAAGCTGCTCGCAAAAATTTGAGATCACGCGATGCTGCCAACACTGCTGGCAATGGGAGAAGCTGGGCTGTTGAATTGGGAAGTGAAGTTCAAAGAAACCCCATAGTTATTGAAGACCTTCCATACCCTGGGCACATGCTTATTGAG ATGCTGTGTGACGACCACAGTTTCTTCCTCAAAATCTCCCAGGTGATCTGTGATTCGCGACTTAAGATCTTGAAAGGTGTCATGGAATGTCATTCGACGAATACATGGGCGCTATTCATTGTTGAG GCTTCGAAGGGCTTCCACAGAATGGACATTTTCTGGCCTCTGATGCATCTCTTGCACCACAAAAGAAATCTATCGAGTTGGATGTAA